Part of the Alteracholeplasma palmae J233 genome, TTAGAAAAATTAAAAGTAAAAGCATTTATTGAAAATGAAACAGCAAAAGAAATTTGTTATAATGCCGCAAATATTAGTTTTAAAAACGGTAAAAATAATGCAACTCTAAGTATGAATGGAAAAATAGTTCAAGATGCTGATAGGCTAGATGCCATTGGAGCGATTGCTATTGCAAGAACGTTTGCCTATGGTGGAAGTAAAAACAGATTAATATATGATCCTGAAAATCAAGGATTAGATACCATTTCTCATTTTTATGAAAAATTACTGAAATTAAAAGATTTAATGAACACTGAAGTTGGTAAAAAAATTGCTCTTAAAAGACATGAATTTATGAAAAAAAATTTAGAACAATTCTTTGCTGAGTGGAACATAGAAGATTTACATGGAGAAAAAATATGAAAATATTATTTATAGGAGATGTCTATGGTGATCCTGGAATAGACTATCTAACAGAAAAACTACCTGAATTAAAAAATGAATATAAACCTAATCTTATTATTGTTAATGCTGAAAATGCTTCAAATGGAAGAGGTATTAATAGAAAAATATATAAGCACTTTATGTCTTTAGGAATCAGTCTACTAACAATGGGAAATCATACTTGGAAAAATCCTGAAATTAAAGAAATTATTGCAGACTCAAATATTATTAGACCGATTAACGATCACGAAAAGCTTGGTTCAGGATATAAAATAGTTAAATATAATGATAAAAAAATTTTAGTCATCAATGCATTAGGAAGAATATTTATTGATGAAACTTTAGAGTCTCCTTTTACAATAATTGATGATTTGCTTATTTCATTAAAAGGTCAATATGATTATTCATTCCTAGACTTTCATGCAGAAGTAACAAGTGAAAAAGTTGCTATTGCGCATCACTTGGATGGAAAAATAGATGTTGTCGTTGGGACTCATACTCATGTTCAAACAAACGATAATAGAATCTTACCCCAAAAGACATTATATATATCAGATGTTGGAATGACAGGAGCTTTAAATGGTGTCATTGGTGTAGATAAAGATGTCATTATTGATAGATTTATAAATGGTTATAGTAAACCAAACAAGATTGCTTTAGGAAAAAGACAATTAAATGGGGTCATTATAACAATAGATTCTTTAAGAAGAACAATAGAAAAAATTCATTTGGAAGAGTGATAAAATGACTGAAAAAGATAATTTTATAACAATGCTTAAAGATGATCCTAAACTCAAAGAATATCATAGATTAGAAGCAATTATTAATCAAAATAAACAATTAAAAAGTAAACTTAATCAGTTAAAATCAATTCAAAAACAAATGATTAATGCTGAAAAAATAGAAAAAGAAAATGCGCTTAAAAAAATCAAAAATGAGTATGATAACTTACTAGAAGAAATCCTTGAATACCCTTTAATGACTACATATCTAGATTTACAGAACTACTTTAATGAGATTTTAAAACAAACAACTGAAATTATAGAAAATAGTATCAATAGTTCTCTAAAAATATAAAATAATAGACAAAAAGCTATTTTAAAATTAAAAAACTTGATAAAATTGCAAAAAAATTATATGATATTAGTAAGATACTTTATCTAAGAATGGAGGCAGGAAAATGGCTGCATTTGACAAAAACGCACAAATTACTGTTAAAAATGAAACATATAGTGTAGATGATTTAGCTAAAAAGTTATCAAAAGTGCCTAGTGAAGCGATTGTAAGGATTTTTAATGAGGTTCATATTAATTTTT contains:
- a CDS encoding YlbF family regulator — encoded protein: MTEKDNFITMLKDDPKLKEYHRLEAIINQNKQLKSKLNQLKSIQKQMINAEKIEKENALKKIKNEYDNLLEEILEYPLMTTYLDLQNYFNEILKQTTEIIENSINSSLKI
- a CDS encoding HD domain-containing protein — its product is MNKNEILTIVEDYVKKGSIQDLSAHDFYHIKRVKDTALLINQEEKQDAFVITMIALLHDVYDHKFYPDLNIEQALFQLLEKLKVKAFIENETAKEICYNAANISFKNGKNNATLSMNGKIVQDADRLDAIGAIAIARTFAYGGSKNRLIYDPENQGLDTISHFYEKLLKLKDLMNTEVGKKIALKRHEFMKKNLEQFFAEWNIEDLHGEKI
- a CDS encoding TIGR00282 family metallophosphoesterase, which produces MKILFIGDVYGDPGIDYLTEKLPELKNEYKPNLIIVNAENASNGRGINRKIYKHFMSLGISLLTMGNHTWKNPEIKEIIADSNIIRPINDHEKLGSGYKIVKYNDKKILVINALGRIFIDETLESPFTIIDDLLISLKGQYDYSFLDFHAEVTSEKVAIAHHLDGKIDVVVGTHTHVQTNDNRILPQKTLYISDVGMTGALNGVIGVDKDVIIDRFINGYSKPNKIALGKRQLNGVIITIDSLRRTIEKIHLEE